GATCGCGGGGACTGTCCGCGCGCCGGTTAGTCGCTTGACGGCGTTGCGTTTCGAGTGCAGGGGTTCGACGAACCGCGACTGGTATTCGAGGCCGAAGTCGTCCAGGACGCGAGCGACTCGCTCACAGAACGGACACGCCTGGAGCCGATAGAGCGTGATCGACGGCGCAGTCTCTGACATGTCTTCT
The sequence above is drawn from the Halorhabdus sp. CBA1104 genome and encodes:
- a CDS encoding glutathione S-transferase N-terminal domain-containing protein, translated to MSETAPSITLYRLQACPFCERVARVLDDFGLEYQSRFVEPLHSKRNAVKRLTGARTVPAIVDESTGVTMSESAQIVAYLEDTYGQASATATEQTGGEA